A genomic segment from Phragmites australis chromosome 6, lpPhrAust1.1, whole genome shotgun sequence encodes:
- the LOC133921200 gene encoding 5'-adenylylsulfate reductase-like 3 encodes MAPRQPWWTALLLPFLLAAVEPSSAALVSPDACQVPTAVDFILRPPETCSTLDRLLGDPVGVIEGDEATLARAVNLLHKNKDDYIAVLFYASWCPFSQECKPNFETLASLFPTIRHFAFEESAIRPSIISRYGIHGFPTLFLLNSTMRVRYHGPRTVKSLAVFYTDVSGINALVKSITGEVMVHSLDDIEHKKDAEQENCPFWWARSPEKILQQDTYLALATAFVILRLVYLLFPKVDSFARWTWRRHTLFANLMGVHEYFLTYLEQARQKFHRLYPSKRGNLQEGAMNATAWASKSLASVSIGEPSAIGRTNSSEIR; translated from the exons ATGGCGCCGCGACAGCCGTGGTGGACGGCGCTGCtgctccccttcctcctcgccgccgtcgagccctcctccgccgccttggtgTCTCCCGATGCCTGTCAGGTGCCTACCGCCGTGGATTTCATCCTCAGGCCTCCCGAGACTTGCTCGACGCTGGATCGCCTCCTCGGCGACCCGGTCGGCGTCATCGAG GGAGATGAGGCCACATTGGCAAGGGCAGTTAATCTTCTCCACAAGAACAAGGATGACTATATTGCTGTACTTTTCTATGCATCATGGTGTCCGTTTTCACAAGAATGCAAACCAAATTTTGAGACGTTGGCTTCCTTATTCCCAACTATTCGTCATTTTGCATTCGAGGAATCTGCAATTAGGCCAAG TATAATATCAAGATACGGGATTCATGGTTTTCCTACACTGTTTCTCTTGAATTCGACGATGAGAGTGCGATATCATGGACCACGGACTGTTAAATCATTAGCTGTTTTCTACACTGATGTCTCAG GTATCAATGCTTTGGTGAAGTCAATTACAGGGGAGGTCATGGTGCATTCCTTAGATGATATTGAGCATAAAAAGGATGCTGAACAGGAAAATTGTCCGTTCTGGTGGGCACGTTCGCCAGAGAAAATACTTCAGCAGGATACTTATCTTGCACTGGCGACTGCATTTGTAATTTTGAGGTTGGTGTATCTTCTTTTTCCAAAGGTAGATTCCTTTGCCAGATGGACATGGAGGAGGCATACTCTGTTTGCAAACTTGATGGGTGTGCATGAATATTTCCTCACCTACCTTGAGCAAGCAAGACAGAAGTTCCATAGGCTATACCCTTCAAAGCGAGGGAATTTGCAGGAGGGCGCAATGAACGCCACTGCTTGGGCCTCCAAATCATTAGCATCTGTGTCGATTGGAGAACCAAGCGCTATTGGAAGGACAAACTCGAGTGAGATAAGATGA